A stretch of DNA from Cellulomonas xiejunii:
GCCGCCGCCGACGATGCTGATCAGGTCCGGCTGGAGCTCGAGCGCTGCCGGCACCTGGTCCGTGAGGATCGAGCGCACGAGGCGGCCGCGGATCGCGAGGTTCGCGTACTGCAGGGGGTCGAGGCCGGCGTCCGTGCGGCGGCGTGACAGGTGGGACGCGAGCTGGTCGGCCCACCCGCGCAGCGGCGCCTCCGGCCCGTCGGGCGCGTCCCACAGCCCCTCGGAGAAGGAGTCGCCGCACGCGACGTAGCGGGTCCAGCGCGGCGGACCGGGAGGCAGGGGAGCACCGGCGGTCGTCGGTCGGGACCCCTCGTGCGACGTCATCCCCCCATCATGCGACGAACCGGACGCATCCGGGCCCGTGTCCGCCCACGGATCACGGCAGGCGCCAGTCCACGGGGTCGGCGCCCTGCTCGCGCAGCAGCGCGTCCACCTGGGAGAACGGGCGGGAGCCGAAAAACCCGCGCGACGCGGACAGCGGGCTGGGGTGCGCGCTCGCGACGACCGGGACGTCGCGCAGGGCCGGGCGCAGCGACTGCGCGTCGCGTCCCCACAGGACCGCGACCAGCGGTCCACCTCGCTCCACCAGCGCCGCGATCGCCTGGTCCGTGACCTGCTCCCAGCCCTTGCGGCGGTGCGAGCCTGCCTCGCCCGGGCGCACGGTGAGCACCCTGTTGAGCAGCATGACGCCTTGGTCCGCCCACGGCGTGAGGTCACCCGTCGTCGGCCGCGGCACGCCCACGTCGGCCACGAGCTCACGGAAGATGTTGTCGAGCGACCGGGGCAGCGGGCGCACGCTCGCCTGGACCGAGAACGACAGCCCCATCGGGTGCCCGGGCGTGGGGTAGGGGTCCTGGCCCACGACCAGTACGCGCACGTCCGCGAGCGGGCGGTGGAACGCGCGCAGCACGGCGTCCGCCGCGGGCAGGTACTCCCGCCCGGCGGCGACCTCGTCGCGCAGGAACTGCCCGGCAGCACGCAGTGCCGGCTCGGCGGGGGCCAGCGCGCGCGCCCAGTCCGCCGCGACCAGGTCCTCCAGTGGTGCGTTCACGGCGACGCAGGCTACCGCTCGCAGGCCTGCCGGCGACGGATCGGCGGACCGCGGTGCCACCCGCGCGTGCGAATGACACCCGTGTCGTTCGCCGCGTACGATGCCGGGCGGAGCACTGAGGGCACGGCGCGCGAGGAGGAGAGCCATGGACGGCACAGCCGGCACGGCGACCCACGTGGTCGGGGGCGACCTGCGCGACGACGAGCGCGGCAGCGACGGCTTGAGCCCGCGCGACCGTGAGGTCCTCGCGTTCGAGCGCCAGTGGTGGAAGTACGCGGGGGCCAAGGAGCAGGCCGTCCGCGAGCTCTTCGACATGTCGGCCACCCGGTACTACCAGCTCCTCAACGCGCTCATCGACGACCCCGCCGCGCTCGCGCACGACCCGATGCTCGTCAAGCGGCTGCGCCGCATGCGCTCGTCGCGCCAGCGGGCCCGCACCGCGCGCCGCCTGGGCGCCGAGGCCTGAGGACCGCGTGCCCGGTACGTCCAGGTCGCTCCTGGATGGTCGGCGGCCCGGCGGCGGGGCGTGCCCTGCCCGTCGCGGCGAGCGGTTAGCCTTGCGGCCGTGAGCAAGGCCGACTACCCCTACCCCGAGGACGAGTTCGACGCGATCTCGCCCGACGCGCCGACCGGCGTCCACCGTGCGCCCCGGTCCGCGTGGAGCCGGTGGTGGCCGTTCGTCGTCGTGCTCGTGGTCGTGCCCGTGATCGCCTACGGCGCGGTCGCGTACCTGTCGCGGACCGGTGACCTGCCGCTGGCGGGTGGCTCGTCCCAGGAGCAGGAGGCGCCGGCCGTGCCGCCGGAGGACGCCGCCGCGGGCGAGGGGACCGGCGAGGAGCCCCCCGCGGACGCCGAGCCCGAGCAGCCGGCGACGGAGGAGCCCCCGGCGCCGGAGCCGGACCTCGCGACACCGGTCTCCGTGCTCAACGGCGCGCGCGTCTCCGGGCTCGCGGGTCGCGTGGCCGAGGAGCTCCAGGGCGTGGGCTTCACCGCGGTGTTCCCCGACAACGCCAGCGGCAGCCTCCCGTCCGCGTCGACCGTCTTCATCACGTCCGAGGACCTGCGCCCCACGGCCGAGCTCGTCGCCTCCACCGTCGGGATCCCGGCGATCGAGGTGGCACCCCAGCAGGCCGGCGGCGGGATCACCGTCGTGCTCGTCACCGACCCCGACGCCTGACCGGCGGCACCCGCACGACCCGTTCGGCCCGCCGCGTGACAGCGGGCGGGCGTCACGTCGGTGACGCGCGTCCGGTGTCGAGGGCGTCGATCGCGAGGAGCACGCACGCCGCGCTCCACCCGAGCGGCGCGACCGCGGCGGGTGTGCCGTCCGCCAGGAGCTTCTCGGGGATCGCACCGGACGACGTCCGGTGGCGCTCGACGACGCCCAGCCAGCGCCCCGCCCCCGCGGCGTCGCCCTGCTCGGCGGCCACCCACGCGTACAGCGTCGTCTGCGGCGTCCACGACACCCCGTCACGGCGCCAGCCGCCCCCGGGTGCCAGCCCCTGCGCGGGCCGCAGCATGGACGGCACGGACGCCTGCCACGCGGCGCCGGCGTCGGGGGGTGGCTGCGCCCAGAACGGGGCGAGGACGAACGCGCTCGCCGCGTCCGGCAGCGTGCGTGTCGCGTACCGGCCGTATCCCGTCGGCCCGAACGCGTCGACGACCGCTTGGCGCGCGCG
This window harbors:
- a CDS encoding uracil-DNA glycosylase: MNAPLEDLVAADWARALAPAEPALRAAGQFLRDEVAAGREYLPAADAVLRAFHRPLADVRVLVVGQDPYPTPGHPMGLSFSVQASVRPLPRSLDNIFRELVADVGVPRPTTGDLTPWADQGVMLLNRVLTVRPGEAGSHRRKGWEQVTDQAIAALVERGGPLVAVLWGRDAQSLRPALRDVPVVASAHPSPLSASRGFFGSRPFSQVDALLREQGADPVDWRLP
- a CDS encoding DUF3263 domain-containing protein, yielding MDGTAGTATHVVGGDLRDDERGSDGLSPRDREVLAFERQWWKYAGAKEQAVRELFDMSATRYYQLLNALIDDPAALAHDPMLVKRLRRMRSSRQRARTARRLGAEA
- a CDS encoding LytR C-terminal domain-containing protein; the protein is MSKADYPYPEDEFDAISPDAPTGVHRAPRSAWSRWWPFVVVLVVVPVIAYGAVAYLSRTGDLPLAGGSSQEQEAPAVPPEDAAAGEGTGEEPPADAEPEQPATEEPPAPEPDLATPVSVLNGARVSGLAGRVAEELQGVGFTAVFPDNASGSLPSASTVFITSEDLRPTAELVASTVGIPAIEVAPQQAGGGITVVLVTDPDA